TTGTTTGTTTCAACTGCAAGCCCAAAATTGTACGCTCCTTCACTGTTTATTTGGTGCGTAATCGATGCATTGTCGCTTAAAAAAACATTGTCAATATACCAGCGGTAGAAGTGAGTTATAGAAGGATCTTCGGCGAATAGCGTTGCTGTAGTTGGAATATAAACAGTATCGAGCGGTGTGCTAATTATTGCATCGGGCGTTTCGTAAATTATAAGCTGTGATTGTTTCATATCAGTACAACCAGCACTGTTTTCAACAGTTAACGTCAAACTGAAAACTCCTGATGTGTCAAAAGTATAAAGGAATAGTTCTTCGATGTTTCCGACAGGTTGAGATATTCCCCACACTTTAGAAATTATATTTTCATCTTCACCGGGCAGACTGTTGTCGGTTAATGTAACTATATCTTTGGCACAAACTTCAACATCGTTGGGTAAAGATGTCGGTTTTCCTGAAATTAAAACAGTTTTTACAATTGTGTCTTTACAGTGATTTACCTGTTGTGTTGCAACCAATTTCACAGGGAATTTTCCAGTTCCGTTGAACAGATGTTCAGGATTGATTAGAGTTGATTGGGATAGTGAGTCAAAATACCATATATAATCTACCGAAGTGCCTAACCAACTGGAGCTTTGGTTGAAAAAGGCAACAGGCTCGCCCTCGCAACCTTTTCCAAAAGTGAAATCGGCAATAGGCGAGTTTTTAACATTAAACATTGACTCAATAGAGTCGGCACAGCCCTTATCCGAAATTGTTATAAGAGAAACAGAAAAGTTGCCTGCACTGTCAAACGAATGATTGAAACCAGAGGTGTAATATTGTGTCCCATTAACGTCCCAGTGCCACTCTGTTATTTCGCCATCATCTATAGTTGATGTGCTTTGGAACAAAACATCGTTTCTTTCGCATGCAGAATTTGGGACAAAACTAACATTAGGAATGTGGTTAACTGTTGCATAAAAAGATGTGTCTTTATAACACCCTGCTGTAGTTGTAACATGCAGATATACAGGTAAATTCCCTACTTCCGGATAAATATAAACTGCTTCGTTTCCAATTATGGTGTCTGTTTGGTTAAAAATCCAAAAACATGTATCAATACTTGAACTATCGTTAGTTTGCGACAAGCTGTTGAACACAAAATTGTTACCTTTACAAATTGGAGTGTGGTCGAAAGCAATATTTGGGGCATTGCCTAGAATATTTATCTGTACAGTGTCGTAAGCAATGCAGCCGTTGATATTTGTTACAGTAACGCTTGCTTGAGTATGATTATCAACTATAAACCAAGGCAATGATGAACCATCAGACCAAAGATAAGTGACCGCTTCTTCAGCTCCGTTTTCTAAAACAATTCGATTTCCGTTACATAATGCCTTGTCGTCTCCAAGTGTGGCAGTAACGGGAAACATATCAACATAGGCATCAAACTCTTTTTGAATAAAGCAACCAAGGGTGTCGATTACTTTTACCCAGTATGTTCCTGGTTCGGAGATAGAAATTGAATTAGCTGTATCGTTGGTTGACCAAACAACAGAATAATCTCCGGTTACGTTTACTTCGACTGTTTCTTGTGAGCCATAGCAAAAAACGATATCTGTTGGTAATAGAGGTTCAAAAAAGTTAACATTTATAGTATCCGATGTTATCCTTCCGAAGAAATCGGTAGCTGTAACCCAATATTCTCCTGACTGGTTGACCGTAATTTGCTCAGTGCTATCGCCAGTTGACCACTCAATATCAGAGTACCCTTCGTTGACTTGTAGTGTTATGGGACAAAAACCATAATCAACAGTGATATCTTCTCCCAGTGAAATAGGAGGCGCATATTTGTCCATCAGGTACTGTTCAACCTGCTGACGTTGGGTATCTGTTAGATTAGTATCGTAAATAATTATTTCGACTATGTCACCATTGAAAAATCTAGAGTTATTATAAGCTGCGCCAACTGTTAATCCATTTATTCCCATATTTCCAGCATCGCCGGAAATTTTTAGAACACCGTTGTCAAAAAAATTTGTTGGTGAAGAGAGTATTATTGAACTTACTGTGAGATTTGATGTTTCAGGCTTTGTATAATATAAACCCAAGTAGGCAGAGCCTTTTGCGTTGATTGCGAAAAACTCCAAATTTGAATAGGGCTGACCAAGTGTCACTCTATTAAATTCATCTACTCCGTCCAAAATGTTTTGTGCTTTGGGAATATTCCTTTTCCATACAACAAAATAAGTGACAGGTTGATTCATTAATTCAGAAAAACTAACTTTTAGCTGGTCGTTTGTGCCGTCAAAACGAATAGCGGGATGACCAGCATATATGTTTGAAGTTTTTAAAGGTCTGTTTACTTCATTTGATTGAGATAGGTGTAAATTATTACCACTTGCATCATACCATTGCGAGACCAATCCACTTACAAGCTCTACACTGTCAGCTTTAAGCCAAAGTTTTAGATTATCTGTTGGAATTTGTGCTGATATGGAATTTATTGTAATCAGCCATGATTGCAACAAAAACAGCAGAAATATAAATCTAAAAAAACCGGACATAGAGTAGCAGAATTGAACCCATAAATATAAAGTTAATTTACGTAATGGTAAATATTACACTATTTTGTTGGTCAAAAATAATGTTAAGTCAATAAGTTTTGGAATAATACTAGAAAAATATAATGTGAAAAAAATTGTTTTTGTTTATAAAAATATCCGATTGATTTATATAAATAAATATCTATTTGATTTAACGAGTATTGAAGTTTTTACATTGGGGGAGGAGTGTTTTTCTAGTTTATGTTTTTCTATCTGTTTATATGCTTTTTAGTTTTCTTACTAACTTTTCCGTTTGCACCTTTCTAGAGTACATCTCTGCTCCAACAGTATGGTTTTCTATGTAACCTTTTTCTTCAAACTCATGGCACAGATCATCTAAAACTTTATGTAAATGCTCTCTATCTTTAACAATAATTCCACTATTTGTTTTTCTAATCAAATCGGCTTGTAAACTTTCACTTAACCCTTTGATTGGTTTATAGTTAAAACACCTTTTTTTCAATAAATTTGCCTCCTCGTCATTTTCAAAACAGAGAATAATCTTACGATTTAAAGCTAAATAGTCATATATTTTTGTGCCCATTATTGAATAGTCATTGAATAGAAGTAAAATGTTTGATTTAGATAACTCTTGAACTAATTGATTATTTGGAATTTTAGGAAATATTTTAATGCTATCTTTTAAATTGCCACGTTGTTCAATAATACTATAAATCTCTTTTTTATTGCTTATACCATAGAAGTGAATTCTAACTTTTCTATTAGAGTTAATTTCTAAATAATCTGAAATTACATTTAGGAAAAGCTTATAAGGATGGTATTCATAAATAATACCAGCTAAAGATATTGTCAGAGTATCATTGTTTTGAATAGTTTTTGTATAGCTAGTGAAAATATTTTCATCATATCCGTTTGGAATAATCACAAAAGGTTTATTTTTTACTAATTCTTTTATTTTGAAACTAAAAAATTCTGAAACGGTAGAAATAAAAGAGACATTTTTTAAGTATTTTTTTTCCAAAATGGGTGTAAAATATCTAAAAAACAGCCCCTTGCGTCGAGATGTATTCTGGCTCCAAGGATCTCTATAATCTGCAACCCAAGGGATATTAAATTTTCTACTTAATTGGGAAGCGTATTTAAACAAAATAAAAGGTTCGCCGGTAGTTATAATTATATCAACTCTATTATCTTTTAAAAAGTTTTCAGCAGCTTTAAATAACTCATATTTTGTTCCTATTGGTAAAAACCATTGCCCAATTTCGTTCCAGCCAGTAGATATTTTCTTTAACAAGTTAGAGAGAGGGTCGTTTTTGCTTTTTAGAGTTAAGCGATTTGAAAGAGTCGCCTTGTATGAGGTTTTTATTAAAATGCCCTTTTCTGTCTCTTCAACTTCGACTTCTTTTGTTTTACTTGGCTGTATGTAGTCTAAAGTGTTGCCATGAATTGGGTTCCAATTACGAGTAACTACTATAGGGAAGAGTCCCATTTTCTTAAAGTTCTCGTACCAGTAACTCGGGCGTAACCCTCCAACAGAAACGTAAGGGGGAAAATCATAAGCTAATATTAGAACTTTTTTCATCGTTGGCGATATGAAAAATTAGAATAAAGCGTACAATATTCGGTGCAAATATAGTTAAGAAACAGGAATACAAAAAGTCACTTCGAAATATAAACTCAGTGACCGTTCACGATCACTGAGTTTGTTGTGATGTGTTGAGCGGAGCCGAAGTGATGCCACCACCATAAAATTTATGTTAGCTCAATATGCTCTTTTAAAGCTTCACGTGTGCGCTCAATAATCAATTGGTAGAAATCATCTTTTTTATGGTCTATTTGTACAGCCTCTAAGGCTCGATAATATCTTTGGCGATTTGCCAAATCTCCTTTTAGGCTGACAATAGGATATCCGTTTTGCAAAAGAATAAGATTCATAACCAAACGAGAGGTTCGCCCGTTTCCGTCAATAAATGGGTGTATTGATACCAAGCGTTCATGCATCTCTGCTGCTAATATTACAGGATGTAACCCGTTTTTTTGTTGGTTGTAAAAACGAAAATAGTCGTCCATAAAGCCATTTAACAAAAAGGCTTCGGGTGGTATATGCCTACTCCCAGTTATACGTACTTGTGCTGTTCTATAAACTCCTGCTCCGGCTTTATTGATCCCTTTCAAAATTAATTGATGTATTTGTTTAAGAACGGTGTCGTTCAAATCAATTTTTCTTGAAGCTAAATCGATAATAAAGTCTATAGCCTCTTGATGATTAATTGCTTCTAAATGTTCGCGCATTGTTTTCCCACCAATAGTTATACCTTCGTTCACTACAAGGTGCGTTTCTTGGAAATCAAGGGTGTTGCCCTCGATTTGATTGCTTTCGTAGGTATATTTGGTACGAAAGTAGTTTGCCATTTTTTGCAATTGGGTTGTGTTAAGAGGTTTTTGATTTTCCCACTGTTTTTGCAGTTTAGATAATTGCTTTAACGCTTCGCTTAAATGGGAGATGTTAATTATCTCCATTTTATTTTTGCCTGAAAGGTAGGGGATACGTTCTTCTCTTACCTCATTTAGAACTTCACTTGCATATTCGGGGTACTCTTTTAATATGTTTACTACTCTGTTTTTCATTCTTTCTTTTAGTAATTGTTGATAATCAATTGAAAGCAGTTGTGCTAATTTTTGTAATTGTTGGAGAGTCGGCTCACGTTTTCCAGATAGGATACGGCTCATTAAACTTGAGTCTATTCCCACAGCATTGGCAAGTTCGAAAATTTTTATTCCCAACTCTTTTCGTTTTATTTCTAATATTGTTTGCATAATGACTATATTTTACATGACAAAAATAGTCATATTTTGTTATAAAAGAAAGAAATTATGACAAAAAGTGTCAACTTTTATCATACGTTAAACAGGAAACTATACAACCAGTATAAAAGGTTATTTATTAAAATACATTTTTATTGTATCTGTAATCAAATCAATCTCTTGTTGTTTTAGATTTGCATACATTGGTAGTGTGATTTCATTATCACAAACATATTCAGTTATGGGCAAACAAGCAGGATATTTTTGATATATGGAAAACTTGTGTATCGGTGGATAGTGGATACTTGTTTGAATTCCTTTTGAATGTATAAAATTTCTTAATTCATCTCGTTTTTCAACAGTTGAATTTTTTAAAACAATTGGCATAATGTAGTTAGACACAAATTCTCTATTATCCTTGAAAGGAATAATAACTTCTTCGATACCAGATAACTTTTCAACATAATACTTTCTTACGTCAACTCTTTTTTCCAAATCTGCTTTGAGTTTTCTTAGCTGAACAATTCCGATGGATGCACGAATGTCGTCCATTCTAAAGTTATAACCTAAATCTACAACATCGTAACTTGTAGCATGCCATTTTGATCTTTGATATGACATAGTAGTCATTCCGTGCGACCTCAATAGTTTACAGCGTTTGGCAAACTCGTCGTTGTTGGTAACAAGCATTCCTCCCTCACCAGTGCTAATGTTTTTATTGGAGAAAAAGCTAAAGCATCCAACATCTCCAATGGTTCCCAGTTTCTTCCCTTTATATTCCGACATAGGTCCATGGCAAGCATCTTCAATTACTTTTAAGTTGTGTTTGCGTGCTATAAGCATTATTTCATCCATATCAGCAGGAAAACCTGCCATATGTACTACTATTATGGCTTTTGTTTTGGCTGTAATGTTTTTTTCAATCTCTTTGGGGTCAATGTTCATATTGCCTGTACTTTTTATATCACAAAAAACAGGTGTAGCCCCAACATATCTAATACAATTTACTGATGCCACAAAACTCAACGAAGGACATAGCACTTCATCGCCCTCTTTGATATCGCATAATATGCATGCCAAATGTAATGCGCCTGTGCAGTTTGCCAGACTTATTGCATGCTTTACATTCAGAAGTTCAGAGAACTCCTTTTCCAATTCTTCACATTTTGGTCCAGTGGAAATCCAGTTTGAGCGTATTGTCTCTGCTACAGCATTTATCTCTTTTTCGTCAAAGTTTAGGTCAAAAAGTGGGATTTTGTATTCCATATCAGCGATTATAACGTAAATTTTATATAAGTCTTTAAGAATTGATAATTTTTAAATTACAATTAGTATAACAATAAGTTTTCAGACAGTTTCCTTATGATTTCTATGGACAAAGTTACAGAGATTTGTTTTATTATTATGAGTTTTAAATTTTATCTTTTTTTAAGATATTTTTAATTATAATTGTTAAATTCAATTTATGCTGTCTCAAAAAAATAGTGCTAATTATAATACACGTTACAAGGCTCAAACTTATTAAAGGATAGTATTTCCCCTCAACTACAAGATGGTTAAAAAAGTAAATAAGAAGTATATATAGGCATAGTACAGCAGTAATTATAATACTTTTGTTTAGTTTAATTTTCAAGTTTGCTATTTTTCTCCCCAAAATAAATAAAAACACAGACATAGCTAAGTACGATATTATTTGAGAAATACCACTGACAACAAAACCATATTTCCCCATAAAAATAAAATTAATCAACAGACCCAAAATTCCTGCAATAACTATTCCGCATAATATATAAATGTTTTTTTTACACAGATTAAAACTTATAGAAAATTGATTAGATGCTAAATTAAAAATACTTGCAAAAGCTATTAAAGGAACTACATATATTACATTTATATAACTATAATTTGTCAAAATTAACGTTAAAAATGGGGCAATAGCAATAATTCCAATTATAACTATACAAGTAACAAAAATTGTTAAATCAAATACCTGTTGATAAGTGTTTTCTGCATCATTATCCTTACGAATTGACATTACATATGGACCTATAGCCATGCGTATCATGTCTGATAAAACTGAAATTGGTAAAACTAATTGCATAGCAAGTGCCAATAAAGCTACATCATCTTTTTTTGGCAATACTTGGGCTCCGACAAACTTGTCGGCATTCGTAATTATTACAGAAAAAATACTTGATAAAATAAAGGGCCATGCATAAATAAATATTTTTTTTAATAGTGCTTTGGAGAAGTTCTTAATATAAACATAAGTTTTTGCTTTGTTTGTATATATTATACTAACTAATGAACGAGAAAGAATTTGTGCTATAACAACTTCTACTATGCCAAGTTTAAACACTGCCAGAACTAACCAAACTAAAATTAAAGTAAAGCAAGCTTCTAATAGCACTATTGTAATAGCAGATTTAGCTTTACGTTCTATTCTAAAAAAATTAAGATTAGTATTGTTAAATATATAAGGGAATAATTGAACGCCTATTAAAACAAGACATAGTTTTAAACTATCTGCATTTGTTGTATCAACAACAAATAGTCTATAAAGAAATTGCGAGGAAAAAAGCAAAACAAATAAAACACAAATGCTAACTACTAATTGATAGTAAAACCAAGAAGTCAGCACAATTTTTCTATATCTTAGATTATCATATTCGTAATAATAAAAAAATACGCCTGCATTCAGTGCTGTAAGAAATGTTAAGACTGAAAAAACAGCCTGTAGCATTACCAAATTTGAATAATCAATTTTTCCTAAATAATTTGCGTATAAAGGGATTAAAAACATCGCAAATATTCGAGAAAAAACATTCCCAAAACCGTAAATTAAAGTTTCATTTATAAATCCCTTTAGTTTTGCCATCTGCTATTTTTTGATTTACAAACAGTCTGTTTAAACGTGTGATTTTTTCAAATACTGTTCAATCCTGAAGGTGTTATTGTAACAATCAGCTTCTTTTAAAAATAATTGTCAGTCCATTTGCTCATGGTTTAAAAGTTTCCCCATTTATTTTTTTGCTCTGTCTGCGCA
This region of Bacteroidales bacterium genomic DNA includes:
- a CDS encoding glycosyltransferase family 4 protein; amino-acid sequence: MKKVLILAYDFPPYVSVGGLRPSYWYENFKKMGLFPIVVTRNWNPIHGNTLDYIQPSKTKEVEVEETEKGILIKTSYKATLSNRLTLKSKNDPLSNLLKKISTGWNEIGQWFLPIGTKYELFKAAENFLKDNRVDIIITTGEPFILFKYASQLSRKFNIPWVADYRDPWSQNTSRRKGLFFRYFTPILEKKYLKNVSFISTVSEFFSFKIKELVKNKPFVIIPNGYDENIFTSYTKTIQNNDTLTISLAGIIYEYHPYKLFLNVISDYLEINSNRKVRIHFYGISNKKEIYSIIEQRGNLKDSIKIFPKIPNNQLVQELSKSNILLLFNDYSIMGTKIYDYLALNRKIILCFENDEEANLLKKRCFNYKPIKGLSESLQADLIRKTNSGIIVKDREHLHKVLDDLCHEFEEKGYIENHTVGAEMYSRKVQTEKLVRKLKSI
- a CDS encoding helix-turn-helix domain-containing protein, producing MQTILEIKRKELGIKIFELANAVGIDSSLMSRILSGKREPTLQQLQKLAQLLSIDYQQLLKERMKNRVVNILKEYPEYASEVLNEVREERIPYLSGKNKMEIINISHLSEALKQLSKLQKQWENQKPLNTTQLQKMANYFRTKYTYESNQIEGNTLDFQETHLVVNEGITIGGKTMREHLEAINHQEAIDFIIDLASRKIDLNDTVLKQIHQLILKGINKAGAGVYRTAQVRITGSRHIPPEAFLLNGFMDDYFRFYNQQKNGLHPVILAAEMHERLVSIHPFIDGNGRTSRLVMNLILLQNGYPIVSLKGDLANRQRYYRALEAVQIDHKKDDFYQLIIERTREALKEHIELT
- a CDS encoding DegT/DnrJ/EryC1/StrS family aminotransferase translates to MEYKIPLFDLNFDEKEINAVAETIRSNWISTGPKCEELEKEFSELLNVKHAISLANCTGALHLACILCDIKEGDEVLCPSLSFVASVNCIRYVGATPVFCDIKSTGNMNIDPKEIEKNITAKTKAIIVVHMAGFPADMDEIMLIARKHNLKVIEDACHGPMSEYKGKKLGTIGDVGCFSFFSNKNISTGEGGMLVTNNDEFAKRCKLLRSHGMTTMSYQRSKWHATSYDVVDLGYNFRMDDIRASIGIVQLRKLKADLEKRVDVRKYYVEKLSGIEEVIIPFKDNREFVSNYIMPIVLKNSTVEKRDELRNFIHSKGIQTSIHYPPIHKFSIYQKYPACLPITEYVCDNEITLPMYANLKQQEIDLITDTIKMYFNK
- a CDS encoding oligosaccharide flippase family protein — protein: MAKLKGFINETLIYGFGNVFSRIFAMFLIPLYANYLGKIDYSNLVMLQAVFSVLTFLTALNAGVFFYYYEYDNLRYRKIVLTSWFYYQLVVSICVLFVLLFSSQFLYRLFVVDTTNADSLKLCLVLIGVQLFPYIFNNTNLNFFRIERKAKSAITIVLLEACFTLILVWLVLAVFKLGIVEVVIAQILSRSLVSIIYTNKAKTYVYIKNFSKALLKKIFIYAWPFILSSIFSVIITNADKFVGAQVLPKKDDVALLALAMQLVLPISVLSDMIRMAIGPYVMSIRKDNDAENTYQQVFDLTIFVTCIVIIGIIAIAPFLTLILTNYSYINVIYVVPLIAFASIFNLASNQFSISFNLCKKNIYILCGIVIAGILGLLINFIFMGKYGFVVSGISQIISYLAMSVFLFILGRKIANLKIKLNKSIIITAVLCLYILLIYFFNHLVVEGKYYPLISLSLVTCIIISTIFLRQHKLNLTIIIKNILKKDKI